TTGATGTTTCTTAGGAAGCTAGCATCCCGTTTCGTCGAACCTATAATATGGCAGTCATATGCCTTTATGAGTAGGAGTTGCTAGCTTTGGTACCAcacggttaaaaaaaaaaaaaaaaaaaaacgacctCTAGTCAAGCTTCCTGGAGGGACCCATATAATTAAATGTAGTTTTCGTTTGTTTAATGAAAGTTTTCCCTTTAAATATCGAGCATGGAACACTTTCGGTCCCCAAGAAATGGTATAAATAAGTACTCCACCGAGAGCTTCAAACTCTAGGGAGATCTTATCtatctggagagagagagagagagagagagagacggagagagaaagagattaaagaTGGTGAGAACTCCTCGGTGTGATAAAAATGGATTGAAGAAAGGAACATGGACACCAGAGGAAGACAGGAAGCTTATAAGTTATGTTACTAGGTACGGCTGTTGGAATTGGCGCCAGCTTCCGAGGTTTGCAGGTCTATCAAGGTGTGGAAAGAGTTGCAGACTTCGATGGATGAATTATCTAAGACCCAACATCAAAAGAGGGAACTATagcaaagaagaagaggagaaaatcaTCAAGTTGCACGAATTGCTGGGGAATAGGTatgctttaataaattacaTTCAATTTCGAATCAAAGTAACAAGATGATGAGAAGGTGGCCAGGCTTACTAATTTGACATGAGCATTGAGCATCACTCCACCAAGATGAATCATGCATGATGATCATACAGTTCTTGTACAAAACTTTTTGTTACCTGAATACAGTTTGCCTCATTTTTCTATGGTAATTAGTGCAATTAGCCGTTAGTAAGGCATGGATACCCTCAGATTTTTGTATGAAGTACTGGACTAAGGCCTCTTACATTTTCTGATCACTTGCAGATGGTCTGCAATTGCTGCTCAGCTACCAGGAAGGACAGATAATGAGATCAAAAACCACTGGCACACCAACCTCAAGAAACGCTTGAAACAAAACTCTATCCCCCATGAAGAAAAACACGACTCAAATGATCAGCTTCCTAGGGGTGAAAAGAGACAGAAGAGAAAGGAGCCAAGTCATTCTCTTAAAAATCCAGAAACTACGCAGACAATTGATGCTGCAGTACTTGATGCGAGGACAAACGTGGTTGCAGGTGATATTAATCATGGTACTTTCACAGAAAATGCAGAAACCGATGGTAATAGTTTTTGGACACAGCCATTTTTGACAGATGATTCCAATATTACAAGTTGGTTCCCTTCACCATTTATGGGCTGCGAGTATTTATGTTCAGTGCCTGATGAATTGTTGTCATGCCCTTATGGTTTGTTCGAAGAAGAAGACAAGTTCTCAAACATGAATCTTTCCCGGAGCGAGAAAAGACACAAGAGGCTAAATGATCAGCCaaataaacctcttctaaatcCAAGTACCCAAGTAATTGATAGCTTACCATCATCACCACAACCATGCTCAAGTGAATTATCCTCCATCACCAAAGATACAGCAGTTAAAACTAGCACAAATATGGTTGCGGACGAAAACGTCTTTACTTCCTTTGAAGCATCCACGGAAATCGGTAGTAATTTTTGGGCAGAGCCATTTTTTGCAGATAACGCCTATATTCCAAGTGATTTCTCAGCACCATTTATCTGGACTGATGAAGAGTTATCTCCAGCATTTGATGAATTCTTGTGCGCATTTGTCCTGTAAGAGGAAAGTGAGGACTTGAACCGATAAGTAAGCAAATTATGGATGGAGAACTTCATCTTTTCCCTACGTTGCTTGCTCACTGGTTTCTAGTTAGGAAGATGTTAAATGCAGTACATGTTTTACTATAACTATTGTCGTGGGAGTGATACATTCccaacatatataataagtatatctTTAATTAGCCTTTTAATTTGTGACACATAGCTTGTCAAATTACctatatatgtagcaaaacttttaGACAAATGCTTGGAATCCCGATAATAGGTTCCGAGCATTTCTTGCGATActcttgtatttttgtttttacttaataattaagtatattttttattaatgttgtggattcttttaagaaaatatttaagtgtattttaaaaatacatacaaaaaaaaaaaaaaaagcaaaaaaaatatatatttaaacacgTCAACACCCAAATTTGGATCGCCTGTGGAGGTAGAGCCACTCCTTTTAATATctctagcatttctcttttagtaaTAGTAGCTGCTTTCCTATTATGACCACTCCCGACATGATGTGATGTATGGATTGTAGAAAACTAACGCATCCAAGGGAAAATAAATTCATGATCAATCATTTTATGGGTTGTGTCCATATCTGACGTGATGGAGTTGTCACAACCCAACCGAAGCTGCAAAGGCAGCGCAACTTCGTACTTAGGCTGCCTTGTAGATATGCGTATAGTAGGTCAAGCTCCCCAAATTAGAGTCAATAATCATACCATACCTCTAGTATGATATCGTGTTAATTATCATTTACCTCAAAAGTTTTTATTGATGAAAAGATATTAATCTAATGATTTAGACTATATAAATTGGCACGTAAGATTGCTTGATTTAACCTATGAAAAACCAACCAACTTGCATGGTCGAAGACCGACCTAGAACAAGCATATAAGATCGTATGACACCACCTATTTTTCTTTCGCTGTAATGGCCAAATTTTAACGAGGAACAGACTAAAAGTTGTATTCCAAATTATAGATTAGTGGTTTTGTTGCAGCGTCATTAGATCGATATAGCTTGAGGGGTAAAATCAATATTGAAAAGTACTTCCGTGAACATTCCTAAACTAAGAGGCTTTGGTTTCAGTACTGCATCcatcagctatatatatatatatatatatataatatgctgtCCGCATGCAGACAGCTAGCAACGTTGAATGTGAATGGTGGCCGTGGCCCTACATGCATGGGCGATGCGAACTTTTGGGCTAATTAAGCTTCAAACTTGCAGGTATAAGGGGTGGTATACTGGCCTAGCTCTTCCCTGACCATGACTTTTCTGTGGCCAAACTATGATTTATGCATGGGGAGCCAGAAAAGTGAGCTAGCTAGGCCAAGGACTTCAACGCGATTACATgatatacatacatgcatatatatatatatatatatatatatatattatatcatgacAAACACATGGACCCATAGTACAAGCTGGCACAAGTAGTACTAGTCCTGAGAAATTTGTCTCTACTGCGCCTTAAtcctattttgtttttcttttttatttatttataaatttaacaagttttttcttcattttattggGGGGGCGGGGGTGGTGGTGGTTGTGTGGGGAGCCAGACAACCTGCATGTATGTTTGCCATTCTGAGTTTGTTTCCTGATCAGAACTACCGCGTCGACCCAGGAATCACCTTAATTTGTCAGTACTCCGACGTTGTTTAAACAAGACTTCGGCATATTCTGAGAAACGAAtcttacgtacgtacgtgtatTTTGTAGCCGTCATATTTGACTAATGATCAAATGTTATTGATCATGTTTTTAATGCTTTCTTAATTATGAAACATCCTTATTCTAATGATCGATCATatcctatttttttaattcgatCCTCACGCTTTAGTAGtgttaattaaattgaaataaataaggTTAGATATATGCCTTTACTCCCCATATTAAGCGACCAGAGGTTTTATTATTTTCGCCCGAATCTATCAAATTATatgacatacatacatatacatggcagttagaaatagaattaatcttaaaaaataattctatttcaAGGTCCTATTTATACAACTATTACAAGcaataataagtatattattcaACATGGAAAAGAAGACTTGTAGAAGGTCCTGGAATCAGGAGGTGTGCGCCTTGTTCATGAAGTTAAAGTCTCGTTTGGAACTTAGATTAaacagtctaattttaaattggatctaacatctaaacatttaactcttaaattactaaattcgtCTCAACTCAAAGTATTCTTACACGTGGAACCtacaatcttttttaacttaacACATCTTTACACGCGAGACCTAgctacaacctttttcaacttcctataaatacatttaaactcatcttaacatcaaaACACATCTTAGGTGGGTCTCATAAAACTCACTCCACTATCTTTACGtgctactattcataaaaaaaacttaactcaactcaacatccaaacggggCATCTAGGAAATTGGTATCATTGGAGAGCTAGTGATTTGTAGCTTTGGAAACT
The genomic region above belongs to Carya illinoinensis cultivar Pawnee chromosome 4, C.illinoinensisPawnee_v1, whole genome shotgun sequence and contains:
- the LOC122307020 gene encoding transcription factor MYB4-like, producing MVRTPRCDKNGLKKGTWTPEEDRKLISYVTRYGCWNWRQLPRFAGLSRCGKSCRLRWMNYLRPNIKRGNYSKEEEEKIIKLHELLGNRWSAIAAQLPGRTDNEIKNHWHTNLKKRLKQNSIPHEEKHDSNDQLPRGEKRQKRKEPSHSLKNPETTQTIDAAVLDARTNVVAGDINHGTFTENAETDGNSFWTQPFLTDDSNITSWFPSPFMGCEYLCSVPDELLSCPYGLFEEEDKFSNMNLSRSEKRHKRLNDQPNKPLLNPSTQVIDSLPSSPQPCSSELSSITKDTAVKTSTNMVADENVFTSFEASTEIGSNFWAEPFFADNAYIPSDFSAPFIWTDEELSPAFDEFLCAFVL